In one Thermococcus sp. 2319x1 genomic region, the following are encoded:
- the thiI gene encoding tRNA uracil 4-sulfurtransferase ThiI, with product MIIVRYGEIAVKGGKRREFERKLAGNIEKALKRKGIEGRAEVIRGRILVDAPDNAAEIIAKVPGVVSVSPAKVMPYEEVPKYLKEALKGLTPRSFKVETQRLDKTFLKTSVEVNKEIGAFVVKEFGWKVDLENPELTIGIEIINGKAYVFFEKIRGVGGLPVGTQGKVVVLLSGGIDSPVAAFLMLKRGAEVIAVHFDQGKNARKVVEKVVEILNDYSPEPIELIVENHFEILKPYVIALNKLNRREWTCVVCKVAMLRRAAEIAKENGALGIVTGDSLGQVASQTLTNLYFETMSVDFPVHRPLLGFDKEEIVSIARKIKTYDAFLEYPYCDCPFRPERVVTQGKLEEFEKIRAELKKEGVI from the coding sequence GTGATAATAGTAAGATACGGAGAGATAGCGGTAAAAGGCGGAAAAAGAAGGGAATTTGAGAGAAAATTGGCCGGGAATATTGAGAAAGCCCTAAAAAGAAAGGGAATCGAGGGAAGAGCGGAGGTAATAAGGGGCAGGATTCTCGTTGATGCCCCGGATAATGCCGCCGAAATAATAGCCAAGGTTCCGGGAGTTGTTTCAGTCTCACCGGCGAAGGTCATGCCCTATGAGGAAGTTCCCAAGTATCTTAAAGAGGCCCTTAAAGGCCTCACTCCAAGGAGCTTTAAAGTTGAAACCCAGAGGCTTGACAAAACGTTCTTGAAGACCTCTGTGGAAGTTAATAAGGAAATAGGAGCGTTTGTTGTTAAGGAATTTGGATGGAAGGTCGATCTTGAGAATCCAGAACTTACAATTGGAATAGAGATAATAAACGGAAAAGCTTACGTTTTCTTTGAGAAGATTAGGGGTGTGGGAGGACTACCGGTGGGAACGCAGGGAAAAGTTGTGGTTCTCTTGAGTGGAGGGATAGATTCTCCAGTGGCGGCTTTCCTAATGCTGAAGAGAGGTGCTGAGGTGATAGCGGTTCACTTTGACCAAGGAAAGAATGCGAGAAAAGTCGTTGAGAAGGTCGTGGAGATTCTCAACGATTATTCCCCGGAACCCATAGAGCTGATCGTAGAGAATCATTTCGAGATCCTCAAGCCTTACGTGATAGCATTAAATAAGCTTAACAGAAGAGAATGGACCTGTGTGGTATGCAAGGTGGCCATGCTGAGAAGAGCGGCTGAGATAGCAAAAGAGAACGGCGCCCTTGGGATAGTCACCGGTGACAGCCTCGGCCAGGTTGCATCGCAGACCCTGACTAATCTCTACTTTGAGACCATGAGTGTGGACTTTCCAGTTCATAGGCCCCTTTTAGGATTCGACAAAGAGGAGATAGTTTCCATAGCCCGGAAAATAAAAACATATGATGCCTTTTTGGAGTATCCTTACTGTGACTGCCCCTTCAGGCCAGAGCGGGTTGTAACACAGGGGAAGCTTGAGGAGTTCGAGAAAATAAGGGCAGAGCTGAAAAAAGAGGGTGTGATCTGA
- a CDS encoding ThiF family adenylyltransferase has protein sequence MDFSRHFPIIGIEGQRKLGESKVAVVGAGALGSWEVYFLHKLGVGEIIVIDRDFVDESDLPRTIYTKEDIGKPKVDVLKEKFGVKGYFEDLNPSTVALLDEADLIIDGTDNIYTRQVINDYAVKNGKPWIYVGVLSTYGNIMPIIPGKTACFRCFMPKLPSRPMPTCAMAGIMSYVPPLAASIAVALAAKILLGEDVKSELIFFDTKTLDFEKVEVPRREDCPACVRGEFTFLEKRIKIERLCDGSIQVTPPEKMDVNLEELGKQLENLGLEYLKTSQFIQFEDEDYEILIFKSGRMVIRGAEEEREAKNLFARYLGG, from the coding sequence ATGGACTTTTCGAGACACTTTCCCATTATAGGCATTGAGGGTCAGAGAAAGTTGGGCGAGAGCAAAGTGGCGGTCGTTGGGGCTGGAGCTTTGGGAAGCTGGGAGGTTTACTTCCTTCATAAGCTCGGTGTGGGGGAGATAATCGTCATAGACAGGGACTTTGTGGACGAAAGCGACCTCCCCAGGACAATATACACTAAGGAAGACATAGGAAAGCCGAAGGTGGATGTGCTAAAGGAGAAGTTTGGAGTTAAAGGTTACTTTGAGGATTTGAACCCCTCAACAGTTGCTCTTCTTGACGAAGCTGACCTGATAATAGATGGAACCGACAACATCTACACAAGGCAGGTTATAAACGATTATGCAGTAAAAAACGGCAAGCCTTGGATATATGTGGGGGTTTTATCCACCTATGGGAACATAATGCCGATAATTCCTGGTAAAACAGCGTGCTTCAGGTGTTTTATGCCCAAGCTGCCTTCAAGACCTATGCCCACCTGTGCGATGGCTGGGATTATGAGCTATGTTCCCCCGCTGGCAGCTTCAATAGCCGTTGCTCTTGCGGCAAAGATTTTGTTGGGGGAAGATGTCAAAAGCGAGCTCATATTCTTCGACACAAAGACGCTTGACTTTGAAAAAGTTGAGGTGCCAAGAAGGGAGGACTGTCCGGCATGTGTAAGGGGGGAGTTCACCTTTTTAGAAAAGCGTATAAAGATAGAGAGGCTATGTGATGGTTCAATCCAGGTAACGCCCCCGGAGAAAATGGATGTTAACCTTGAAGAGCTTGGAAAACAGCTCGAAAACCTCGGCCTTGAATATCTAAAAACCTCGCAGTTCATTCAATTTGAAGATGAGGATTATGAAATACTGATCTTCAAAAGCGGAAGAATGGTTATTAGGGGGGCTGAAGAGGAGAGAGAAGCGAAGAACCTCTTTGCAAGGTATCTGGGTGGTTGA
- a CDS encoding NAD(P)-dependent oxidoreductase, giving the protein MAERLSEEYELLVWNRTIEKVKGFKNVARTPEEVAEKCDVIFLSLYDSEAVRQVSERLLKADLSGKIVVDTTTNHHEKVLEFHEMYRNAGAFYLESPVIGSVIPARNGQLTILVSGEREAFEKVRPYLEKLGKKVFHFEKPGKATKLKLINNFVLGAFMAALGEAVALGEKAGIPKEELIEVLENGAGNSVVLKAKKAKLLSEDYSTHFSVKNLVKDLSYAYDLALASRKAVPLNATVRELYRLAFERGMEELDFSVVYKLLREL; this is encoded by the coding sequence ATGGCGGAGAGGTTATCAGAGGAGTACGAGCTCCTCGTCTGGAACAGGACGATAGAGAAGGTCAAAGGTTTCAAGAACGTCGCAAGAACTCCTGAGGAAGTTGCCGAGAAATGCGACGTGATCTTCCTCTCGCTCTACGACAGCGAAGCGGTGAGGCAGGTCTCGGAGAGGCTTTTAAAGGCAGATCTCAGCGGGAAGATAGTAGTGGACACCACCACGAACCACCACGAGAAGGTCTTAGAGTTCCACGAGATGTACAGAAACGCGGGAGCCTTTTACCTCGAAAGCCCCGTCATCGGGAGCGTCATTCCGGCGAGAAACGGCCAGCTGACGATCCTCGTGAGCGGCGAGAGGGAAGCCTTTGAGAAAGTCCGTCCCTATCTTGAGAAGCTCGGGAAGAAGGTATTCCACTTTGAAAAGCCCGGGAAGGCCACAAAGCTCAAGCTGATAAACAACTTTGTGCTCGGAGCCTTCATGGCCGCCCTTGGTGAGGCAGTAGCTTTGGGTGAAAAAGCCGGAATCCCGAAGGAAGAGCTTATAGAGGTGCTTGAGAACGGCGCCGGCAACTCGGTGGTGCTGAAGGCGAAGAAGGCAAAGCTCCTCAGTGAAGATTACTCGACCCACTTCTCCGTGAAGAACCTCGTTAAGGATCTCTCCTACGCTTACGACCTGGCCTTGGCATCGAGGAAAGCAGTCCCGCTCAACGCTACCGTGAGGGAGCTCTACAGGCTTGCCTTTGAAAGGGGCATGGAGGAGCTTGACTTTTCGGTGGTTTACAAACTCCTCCGGGAGCTTTAA
- a CDS encoding nitroreductase family protein translates to MEFFEVLKRRRSIRRFQDKPVPREVIEKLLEAAFLSPSSYNKRPWHFIVVDDKEKLEALSRAKLGASGLKTAPVAIVVTADERKSDVWVEDASIVAEHIHLASYDLGLGSFWVQIRNRMHDGTKSAEEYVRELLGIPENYRVLCIVGVGYPAENKPPHGDEVFEWEKVSHDEFGRGFR, encoded by the coding sequence ATGGAGTTCTTTGAAGTCCTGAAAAGGAGGAGGAGCATAAGGCGTTTTCAGGACAAGCCCGTGCCGAGAGAGGTGATAGAAAAGCTCCTTGAAGCGGCATTCCTCTCGCCGAGCTCCTACAACAAGAGGCCGTGGCACTTCATCGTTGTTGATGATAAAGAGAAGCTTGAGGCCCTCTCAAGGGCAAAGCTCGGTGCCTCTGGCCTCAAAACGGCCCCGGTGGCGATAGTCGTCACAGCCGACGAGAGGAAAAGCGACGTATGGGTTGAAGACGCGAGCATAGTGGCAGAACACATCCACCTCGCCTCCTATGATTTAGGGTTAGGCTCCTTCTGGGTGCAGATAAGGAACAGGATGCATGACGGAACCAAAAGCGCCGAAGAGTACGTTAGGGAGCTTCTGGGCATTCCGGAGAACTACCGCGTGCTCTGCATCGTTGGAGTGGGCTATCCGGCTGAGAATAAGCCGCCCCACGGCGATGAAGTTTTCGAGTGGGAGAAGGTTAGTCACGATGAGTTTGGAAGGGGGTTCAGGTAG
- a CDS encoding NAD(P)H-dependent oxidoreductase, protein MKTLVVFYSRSGTTKRVAEELAKALNADVDEVIDKKSRRGIIGFLRAGYDATRGKTTEIEFTKDPSKYDLVIVGTPVWNGRITPAIKTYLLRNRERIKGAVFFATCAGRAGKCLEQMEELYGDKALLKKTIVKKELEKGIRELKEELKALITT, encoded by the coding sequence ATGAAAACGCTCGTCGTCTTCTACTCCCGGAGTGGAACGACGAAGAGAGTGGCGGAGGAGCTTGCTAAAGCCCTTAACGCCGACGTTGACGAGGTAATTGATAAGAAGTCCCGCAGGGGCATCATCGGATTCCTGAGAGCCGGCTACGATGCCACGAGGGGGAAGACAACGGAGATAGAGTTCACGAAGGACCCGTCAAAATACGACCTCGTGATTGTGGGAACCCCTGTATGGAATGGAAGGATTACACCCGCCATAAAAACATACCTCCTGAGGAACAGGGAGCGGATCAAAGGCGCGGTATTCTTCGCAACCTGCGCCGGAAGGGCGGGGAAGTGCCTCGAGCAGATGGAGGAGCTCTACGGTGATAAAGCGCTCCTGAAAAAGACTATCGTCAAGAAAGAGCTTGAAAAAGGGATAAGGGAGTTAAAAGAAGAGCTCAAGGCCTTAATAACTACCTGA
- a CDS encoding SLC13 family permease, with product MGKLTEVIKREWFLSLLVALYAILSIVDHSLLSNTPRFIDWRSLAFITALFLTSKAIELSGAFEWASLKALKLSGGSERRLLMVFIPVIATSSAIIMNDTAMFVFVPIVAMTARLSGVSVAKATALSAIAANVGSSLTPIGNPQNVIIWQAYRLGFFEFVFSMAPFVVFWLVLLLPYVLIVKKRPFETRKELTMHVDKPLLVVSVGLLALNVLLAELHLQYAGLALTLLILFLFGRRAFFNFDWALILTFALIFVDFRELSILLSESGLSFPRGGIELMLLSAGISQVISNVPATVLLLPQEPEWLSLALGVNLGGNGVIVGSLANLIAVRIAGVSIRDFQKYSLPYFLLSTVATVLVLSFLRS from the coding sequence ATGGGGAAGCTCACGGAAGTCATCAAACGCGAGTGGTTCCTCTCGCTCCTTGTAGCCCTTTACGCCATCCTTTCCATCGTGGACCACTCTCTCCTATCGAACACGCCCCGTTTTATCGACTGGAGGAGCCTGGCCTTCATAACGGCCCTGTTCCTCACAAGCAAGGCCATTGAGCTTTCCGGAGCTTTTGAATGGGCCTCTCTGAAGGCCCTGAAGCTCTCGGGGGGCTCTGAGAGGAGGCTCCTCATGGTCTTTATCCCCGTTATAGCAACTTCCTCGGCCATCATAATGAACGACACTGCGATGTTCGTCTTCGTGCCGATAGTGGCCATGACGGCGAGGCTCTCCGGAGTGAGCGTTGCCAAGGCCACGGCCCTCTCTGCCATAGCAGCCAACGTCGGTTCGTCCCTCACCCCAATAGGCAACCCCCAGAACGTCATCATCTGGCAGGCTTACCGGCTTGGATTTTTCGAGTTTGTGTTCTCCATGGCCCCCTTTGTGGTGTTCTGGCTGGTTCTCCTCCTCCCCTATGTCCTGATAGTCAAAAAGAGGCCTTTTGAAACCCGGAAGGAGCTCACAATGCACGTCGATAAACCCCTCCTTGTCGTATCGGTAGGCCTCCTCGCCCTCAACGTCCTCCTTGCGGAGCTCCACCTGCAGTATGCTGGGCTTGCCCTCACACTCTTGATCCTTTTCCTTTTTGGAAGGAGGGCTTTCTTCAACTTCGACTGGGCGCTAATACTCACGTTTGCCCTCATCTTCGTGGATTTCCGGGAGTTGTCCATCCTGCTCTCAGAGAGTGGACTCTCCTTCCCCAGGGGAGGGATTGAACTCATGCTCCTCTCAGCCGGCATAAGTCAGGTTATCAGCAACGTCCCGGCAACTGTTCTCCTGCTCCCCCAGGAACCCGAGTGGCTTTCTCTTGCCCTCGGCGTGAACCTTGGGGGGAATGGGGTAATCGTGGGCTCGCTTGCAAACCTGATAGCCGTTAGAATAGCGGGGGTGAGTATAAGGGACTTCCAGAAGTACTCTCTGCCCTACTTTCTCCTTTCCACGGTGGCTACGGTGCTTGTTCTTTCCTTCCTTCGCTCTTAA
- the cas3 gene encoding CRISPR-associated helicase Cas3', protein MATPDGAVKLVYSLPTITTTEAMRRRFEMMFGEKVSFAHSLLFLSLYHRGALDEKLLHRYAMRPVFISTVDQLLLAFLNYPRFSVREFALRGAHWIIDEIHAYSPYTLSLILDGIEYAGQHLGAEVTVMSATLPSLLAEELEKRSLKPLIPFEKVEERYSSRKRVEVSVRDEPLLNAVDEIAKAGGKVLVVANTVTRARELYIELKRKREDVYLFHSRFTNEDKRRKMELVEGIEGGILVATQVVEVSLDIDYDVLYTEAAPIDALVQRFGRVNRRGFKRGRAFVFEPEGDKAYLPYDKKSFEASVNLLGELEGVKSELHLLRLNDKFYEEVWGGFEKAINQHWLRRKTLKTLSRWKGSEDWLSTRDTFISLPAIPRPFLDIALEYASGWEELSDEEKLKATVFVVEKTVNVPIWVLNQARLFSEDLYERFGVFGIEVDYDDELGIVEGEKELVF, encoded by the coding sequence TTGGCGACCCCCGATGGTGCAGTCAAGCTCGTCTACTCCCTCCCGACCATAACGACCACCGAAGCAATGAGAAGGCGCTTCGAAATGATGTTCGGGGAGAAAGTTTCCTTCGCCCACAGCCTGCTGTTCCTGAGCCTCTACCATAGGGGGGCGCTGGATGAGAAGCTTTTACACCGCTACGCCATGAGGCCGGTCTTCATTTCAACGGTCGACCAGTTACTCCTCGCTTTCCTCAACTACCCCCGCTTTTCTGTCAGGGAGTTCGCCCTGAGGGGGGCGCACTGGATAATAGATGAAATCCACGCCTACAGCCCCTACACCCTCTCCCTTATCCTGGACGGAATTGAATACGCGGGGCAACACCTCGGAGCAGAGGTAACGGTTATGTCGGCTACTCTGCCTTCTCTCCTCGCGGAGGAGCTTGAGAAAAGGTCCCTCAAGCCGCTCATCCCCTTCGAGAAGGTGGAGGAGAGGTATTCCTCAAGGAAGAGGGTCGAGGTAAGTGTGAGGGATGAGCCCCTCCTCAACGCTGTGGACGAAATTGCCAAGGCGGGAGGAAAAGTGCTCGTCGTGGCCAACACCGTCACGAGGGCGAGAGAGCTCTACATCGAGCTGAAAAGGAAGAGGGAAGACGTTTACCTCTTCCACTCCCGCTTCACCAATGAGGATAAGAGGAGGAAGATGGAGCTCGTTGAGGGGATTGAGGGGGGCATCCTCGTGGCCACGCAGGTTGTGGAGGTTTCGCTGGACATTGATTACGATGTCCTCTACACCGAAGCTGCCCCGATTGATGCCCTCGTCCAGCGCTTTGGAAGGGTGAACAGGAGGGGGTTTAAGAGGGGCCGGGCCTTCGTATTCGAACCGGAGGGGGATAAAGCTTATCTTCCCTACGACAAAAAGAGCTTCGAGGCGAGCGTCAATCTTTTGGGAGAGCTTGAAGGAGTTAAGAGTGAGCTCCACCTTCTCAGGCTTAACGACAAGTTCTACGAAGAGGTGTGGGGTGGCTTTGAGAAAGCCATCAACCAGCACTGGTTGAGGAGGAAAACTTTGAAGACGCTCTCGAGGTGGAAGGGAAGCGAGGACTGGCTGAGCACGAGGGATACCTTCATTAGCCTTCCCGCCATTCCAAGGCCCTTCCTGGATATTGCTCTTGAGTACGCCTCTGGATGGGAAGAACTGAGCGATGAGGAGAAGCTAAAAGCTACGGTGTTCGTCGTTGAGAAGACGGTGAACGTGCCGATATGGGTGTTAAACCAGGCGAGACTCTTTTCCGAAGACCTCTACGAGCGCTTTGGAGTTTTCGGTATTGAAGTGGATTACGATGACGAACTCGGCATAGTGGAAGGAGAAAAAGAGCTGGTGTTCTGA
- a CDS encoding IS607 family transposase, whose protein sequence is MRLYRTGRASELLGISKPTLIRKIKSGEIKAYRVGREYRIPESEIKRLLEGKTLEKVVIYARVSSRDQKEDLERQVEHLKNYCSSKGYQVIKIITDISSGLNENRKGLKQLFKLVESGEVGKVVITYKDRLTRFGFKYLENYFNSHGVEIEAIFDDEEKTEKELVEDLIAIVTSFAGKLYGMRSHKTKRLIEAVKNALRNN, encoded by the coding sequence ATGAGGCTTTATCGGACAGGGAGGGCGTCAGAACTCTTAGGCATAAGCAAACCAACACTCATCAGGAAAATTAAATCTGGTGAGATTAAGGCTTATCGGGTTGGGAGAGAATACCGCATTCCAGAAAGTGAAATTAAAAGACTTCTTGAGGGTAAAACCCTTGAAAAAGTTGTCATCTACGCAAGAGTCTCAAGCAGAGACCAGAAAGAAGACTTAGAGAGACAAGTTGAACACCTCAAGAACTACTGCTCCTCAAAAGGCTACCAAGTCATCAAAATCATAACCGACATCTCATCAGGCTTGAACGAGAACAGGAAAGGCTTAAAACAACTCTTCAAACTTGTGGAGAGCGGGGAAGTTGGCAAAGTCGTGATAACCTACAAGGATAGGCTTACACGTTTTGGCTTCAAATACCTTGAAAACTACTTCAACTCTCACGGCGTTGAAATAGAAGCCATCTTTGATGATGAGGAAAAAACAGAAAAAGAACTCGTTGAGGATTTAATAGCCATAGTAACTTCCTTTGCTGGAAAGCTTTACGGAATGCGTTCACACAAGACAAAACGCCTCATCGAGGCGGTAAAGAATGCCCTCCGAAACAATTAA
- the cas5 gene encoding CRISPR-associated protein Cas5, which translates to MLGLVVEVKPLQAHFRIPYNSLLLDSYPFPPRTTAIGMIAGAMGLPEEGFIRLLEELKYGVIVEDPGARVEETAAIFKNANAPIYPITKVLYHRPYYRMFFAGDEELVERAYDALRDPVFTPYIGDSESLLYPAKREWVGLVDVEEGEESTLKSIIPAEEYARGARFLVMRRNNLTPREYRMPVNFTYSGKSRRAIYQRVIAFAGGFVELASPVSVLLFDKEPVFVF; encoded by the coding sequence GTGCTTGGCCTCGTCGTGGAAGTAAAGCCCCTGCAGGCGCACTTCAGGATTCCCTACAATTCCCTCCTCCTCGACAGCTACCCCTTTCCACCGAGGACCACGGCGATAGGCATGATAGCGGGAGCCATGGGTCTGCCCGAGGAGGGCTTCATAAGGCTACTCGAAGAGCTTAAGTACGGAGTAATAGTCGAAGACCCCGGTGCCAGGGTGGAGGAGACCGCAGCCATATTCAAGAATGCCAATGCCCCCATCTACCCAATAACGAAGGTGCTCTACCACAGGCCTTACTACAGGATGTTCTTCGCCGGCGACGAAGAGCTGGTCGAGAGGGCCTACGATGCCCTCCGCGACCCGGTCTTTACCCCCTACATAGGGGACAGCGAGAGCCTTCTCTATCCAGCAAAAAGGGAGTGGGTGGGGCTCGTTGATGTTGAGGAAGGCGAGGAGAGCACGCTGAAGAGCATCATCCCGGCTGAGGAGTACGCCAGGGGCGCGAGGTTCCTCGTCATGAGGAGGAACAACCTGACGCCGAGGGAGTACAGGATGCCCGTTAATTTCACCTACAGCGGGAAGAGCAGGAGGGCAATCTACCAGAGGGTCATCGCCTTCGCAGGCGGCTTCGTAGAGCTGGCCAGCCCGGTGAGCGTGCTACTCTTTGACAAGGAGCCGGTTTTCGTGTTCTGA
- the cas7i gene encoding type I-B CRISPR-associated protein Cas7/Cst2/DevR — MKEKIWRLNIDGVHEAKKERDITGKDVTLYLLPKEERERRLKALLEAIMQYHGGAKLSNFFTKVYPEVMVVALLKRKIPVIGDALRVKPGYVDGKLVLDVDLLKETIETFEDNIEKLYVGLFENRFANVEELKKAFEGMKKVEVLSMRELRERIQNIELGG; from the coding sequence TTGAAGGAAAAAATTTGGAGGTTAAATATTGATGGTGTTCATGAGGCTAAAAAGGAGAGGGACATCACTGGGAAGGATGTTACACTCTACCTCCTCCCGAAGGAGGAGAGGGAGAGACGCCTGAAGGCCCTGCTTGAGGCGATAATGCAGTACCACGGTGGAGCCAAGCTGAGCAACTTCTTCACGAAGGTCTACCCCGAGGTAATGGTGGTTGCCCTGCTGAAGCGCAAGATACCCGTCATTGGAGATGCCCTCCGCGTTAAGCCCGGCTACGTTGACGGAAAGCTCGTCCTCGATGTTGACCTCCTCAAGGAAACGATTGAGACGTTCGAGGACAACATAGAGAAGCTCTACGTCGGCCTCTTCGAAAACCGTTTCGCCAACGTTGAGGAGCTGAAGAAGGCCTTTGAGGGGATGAAGAAGGTAGAGGTTCTCAGCATGAGGGAGCTGAGGGAGAGGATACAAAATATTGAGCTCGGTGGGTGA
- the csx1 gene encoding CRISPR-associated CARF protein Csx1 has product MGEGGMKLLIASWGAFERWTETKYRFGNVRLANKSTLPILQRVIEPDWSVIVLPETLGVDFTSLEALRESIRGKVEEFLEEIGTGREVDVLIVPGIGSFSNGTFSGSALDTYHYVLYRLSQIIPPKGELEVHFDITHGLNYVTFLIHRALRELLGIRALLNRTRFLAYNSDPFVPGITRELGINVIEDVYVEPLPLSEPLPDLSNYLVPYSIEKKVLGELKRKLKTFDIIRDKKRKIDAWIGSVVFGLPLLFAENFPDGGAIEEAVEELLRTWEENVEVSEKRVERKLALGTGFGTLVKLLFQVKVLEGLRPELPPSVDALYELSNSLFRGSIRERVNVELHKVEEKAAEYASSGQFPGWTLLREFYRFDEANASITPRNFFAHAGLEANSTEVRMEEWDVGDAIREARLHTFLRYSPDAKKEIEAMVSRALGEGK; this is encoded by the coding sequence ATGGGTGAAGGTGGAATGAAGCTCCTCATAGCCTCCTGGGGCGCCTTCGAGAGGTGGACGGAGACCAAATACCGGTTTGGGAATGTGAGGCTCGCGAACAAGTCAACCCTTCCAATACTCCAGAGGGTCATAGAGCCGGACTGGAGCGTCATAGTCCTCCCCGAGACCCTCGGGGTTGATTTTACCTCTCTCGAAGCCCTCAGGGAGAGCATACGCGGCAAAGTTGAGGAATTCCTCGAGGAGATCGGAACCGGGAGGGAAGTGGACGTTTTAATAGTGCCGGGAATCGGAAGCTTCTCCAACGGCACGTTCTCCGGGAGCGCCCTCGACACCTACCACTACGTCCTCTACCGCCTCTCCCAGATAATCCCTCCAAAGGGAGAGCTTGAGGTCCACTTTGACATCACCCACGGCCTCAACTACGTAACGTTCCTCATTCACAGGGCCCTCCGCGAGCTCCTCGGCATACGGGCGCTCCTGAACAGAACCCGCTTCTTAGCTTACAACTCCGACCCGTTCGTTCCGGGGATAACGAGGGAGCTGGGCATAAACGTCATAGAGGACGTTTACGTGGAGCCCCTTCCCCTCTCGGAACCCCTGCCCGATCTCAGCAATTACCTCGTTCCTTACTCCATCGAAAAGAAGGTACTTGGAGAGCTCAAGAGAAAGCTGAAGACCTTTGATATTATAAGGGATAAAAAGAGAAAAATAGACGCCTGGATCGGCTCGGTGGTCTTTGGTCTGCCCCTCCTCTTCGCTGAGAACTTCCCGGATGGGGGAGCCATAGAAGAGGCCGTTGAAGAGCTCCTGAGAACCTGGGAGGAAAACGTGGAGGTTTCGGAAAAGCGCGTGGAGAGAAAGCTGGCCCTTGGAACCGGCTTCGGCACACTGGTGAAGCTCCTCTTCCAGGTGAAGGTCCTCGAAGGTCTCAGGCCGGAACTTCCGCCGAGTGTTGATGCCCTTTACGAACTCTCGAACTCCCTCTTCAGAGGCTCCATAAGGGAAAGGGTCAACGTGGAACTGCACAAAGTGGAGGAGAAAGCGGCGGAATATGCCTCCTCCGGCCAGTTCCCGGGGTGGACGCTCCTGAGGGAATTCTACAGGTTTGACGAGGCCAACGCCAGCATAACCCCTCGAAACTTCTTCGCTCACGCCGGCCTTGAGGCAAACTCGACGGAGGTCAGAATGGAAGAATGGGACGTTGGGGATGCCATTAGGGAGGCGCGGTTACACACCTTCCTGAGGTACTCACCCGATGCAAAGAAAGAGATAGAGGCCATGGTATCAAGGGCCCTGGGGGAGGGGAAATGA